Proteins from a single region of Gordonia hongkongensis:
- a CDS encoding acyl-CoA dehydrogenase family protein — MKRTIFEDEHEALRETARQFLQRECAPYTEEWTRAGQVDRIAFKKAGDAGLLGFNIPEEYGGGGAMDDFRFNAVVVEEFAKFDGAAPGLSLQNDVVAPYFVHLANDEQKKRWMPGIATGETILAVAMTEPGAGSDLAGIKTSAKLEGDHYVLNGNKTFISSGINSDLVVVVCRTNPDPEAGHKAFSLLVVERGMEGFERGRKLDKMGLKAQDTAELHFNDVRVPVENLLGQEGMGFYHLMQNLPSERLSIGIGAIAGARAIFDETLQYTKDRKAFGRPIGTFQANRFSLAEMATELDIAEVYIDRCLQGVLDGELNAVDASKNKWWCTELAKRVIDSCLQLHGGYGYMNEYRVARAYTDARIQTIFGGTTEIMKDIVGKSLGV; from the coding sequence ATGAAACGCACCATCTTCGAAGACGAGCACGAGGCCCTGCGGGAAACCGCGCGGCAATTCCTGCAGCGCGAATGCGCCCCGTACACCGAGGAGTGGACGCGAGCCGGTCAGGTCGATCGCATCGCCTTCAAGAAGGCCGGTGACGCAGGTCTTCTCGGATTCAACATCCCCGAGGAGTACGGCGGCGGCGGTGCCATGGACGACTTCCGGTTCAACGCCGTGGTGGTCGAGGAGTTCGCGAAGTTCGACGGCGCGGCACCCGGCCTCAGCCTGCAGAACGACGTCGTCGCACCGTACTTCGTGCACCTCGCCAACGACGAGCAGAAGAAGCGCTGGATGCCCGGGATCGCCACCGGCGAGACGATCCTCGCCGTCGCGATGACCGAGCCGGGCGCGGGCTCCGACCTGGCGGGCATCAAGACCTCGGCCAAGCTCGAGGGCGATCACTATGTCCTGAACGGCAACAAGACGTTCATCTCGTCGGGCATCAACTCCGACCTCGTGGTCGTGGTCTGCCGGACCAACCCCGATCCCGAGGCGGGCCACAAGGCGTTCTCGCTGCTCGTCGTCGAGCGCGGCATGGAGGGCTTCGAGCGCGGCCGCAAGCTCGACAAGATGGGCCTCAAGGCCCAGGACACCGCCGAGCTGCACTTCAACGACGTGCGCGTCCCGGTCGAGAATTTGCTCGGCCAGGAGGGCATGGGCTTCTACCACCTCATGCAGAACCTGCCGTCGGAGCGGCTGTCGATCGGCATCGGCGCCATCGCCGGTGCGCGTGCGATCTTCGACGAGACCCTGCAGTACACCAAGGACCGCAAGGCCTTCGGCCGTCCGATCGGCACCTTCCAGGCGAACCGCTTCAGCCTCGCCGAGATGGCGACCGAGCTCGACATCGCCGAGGTCTACATCGACCGCTGCCTGCAGGGCGTTCTCGACGGCGAGCTGAACGCCGTCGACGCCTCGAAGAACAAGTGGTGGTGTACCGAACTGGCCAAGCGCGTCATCGACAGCTGCCTGCAGCTGCACGGCGGCTACGGCTACATGAACGAGTACCGCGTCGCCCGCGCCTACACCGACGCGCGTATCCAGACGATCTTCGGTGGCACCACCGAGATCATGAAGGACATCGTCGGCAAGAGCCTCGGCGTCTGA
- a CDS encoding TetR/AcrR family transcriptional regulator has translation MSEAARPAPTRRLTIETEGLDWREREPVPLPATLVAAKHAFYERGYHGTSIRDIASRAGVSLPTLYYHHDNKLGILVELLEAAMTSVLAWVGAAIQSGRTPSEQLSNAIESIVLHMTSDLELASVAHEFRHLDSDDPRRETYVAMRTETEDLLADVIARGVESGEFSFEEDVKDVLRYLFGACQAVTTWYRPSGARTPAEVAASYALISLRVVGAQGHTDD, from the coding sequence GTGTCTGAGGCGGCGCGGCCGGCTCCCACCCGGAGGCTGACGATCGAGACCGAGGGCCTGGACTGGCGGGAGCGCGAACCGGTGCCGCTGCCGGCCACCCTCGTCGCGGCCAAGCACGCCTTCTACGAGCGCGGTTATCACGGCACCTCGATCCGTGACATCGCCTCGCGGGCAGGCGTTTCGCTGCCGACGCTCTACTACCACCACGACAACAAGCTCGGCATCCTCGTCGAACTGCTCGAGGCCGCGATGACCTCGGTGCTGGCGTGGGTCGGCGCGGCCATTCAGTCCGGCCGGACGCCGAGCGAGCAGCTGTCCAATGCCATCGAGTCGATCGTCCTGCACATGACGAGCGATCTCGAACTCGCCAGCGTTGCTCACGAGTTCCGCCATCTGGACTCCGACGATCCGCGACGTGAGACCTACGTCGCGATGCGCACCGAGACCGAGGACCTGCTCGCCGATGTCATCGCGCGCGGTGTCGAATCGGGCGAGTTCTCGTTCGAGGAGGACGTGAAAGACGTCCTGCGCTACCTCTTCGGCGCGTGCCAGGCGGTCACCACCTGGTATCGCCCCTCGGGTGCCCGGACACCGGCCGAGGTCGCGGCGTCGTACGCCCTGATCTCGCTGCGCGTCGTGGGCGCGCAGGGGCACACCGACGACTGA
- a CDS encoding thiolase family protein codes for MPEAVIVDVVRLASGKGKPGGALSETKPVELLAHVLRSLVERNDLDPALVDDVIGGCVGQAGEQALNISRTALLSAGFPESVPATTVDRQCGSSQQAAHFAAQGIIAGAYDVVIAAGVESMSRVPMGFTTAGKSPYGPSIAARYPDGLVNQGISAELISAKWKFDRDTLDAFAAQSHQRAAAAAAEGFFDREVLPIDVADANGDIVTHRVDETVRASTTAEGLSGLRPSFYTEDTAARFPDINWLITPGNSSPLTDGASGALIMSDVMASKLGLTPRARFHSFSVAGDDPIFMLTAPIPATHKVLKRAGLSIDEIDTYEVNEAFAPVPLAWAHEFGADPAKLNPRGGAISLGHALGSSGTRLLSTMVNHLEATGGRYGLQTMCEGPGMANATIIERV; via the coding sequence ATGCCCGAAGCCGTCATCGTCGACGTCGTACGCCTCGCGTCCGGAAAGGGGAAGCCCGGGGGCGCGCTGTCGGAGACCAAGCCCGTCGAGTTGCTCGCACACGTGCTGCGCTCGCTGGTCGAGCGCAACGATCTCGACCCGGCCCTCGTCGACGATGTGATCGGCGGTTGCGTCGGCCAGGCCGGTGAGCAGGCCCTGAACATCTCGCGGACCGCCCTGCTGTCCGCCGGCTTCCCCGAGTCGGTGCCCGCGACGACCGTCGACCGTCAGTGCGGGTCGAGCCAGCAGGCCGCGCACTTCGCCGCGCAGGGCATCATCGCCGGCGCCTACGACGTGGTGATCGCCGCCGGCGTCGAGTCCATGAGCCGCGTCCCGATGGGCTTCACCACCGCCGGAAAAAGCCCCTACGGTCCGAGCATCGCCGCGCGCTACCCCGACGGCCTGGTGAACCAGGGCATCTCGGCCGAACTGATCTCGGCCAAATGGAAGTTCGATCGTGACACCCTCGATGCCTTTGCCGCCCAGTCGCATCAGCGTGCTGCGGCAGCCGCCGCCGAGGGATTCTTCGACCGCGAGGTGCTGCCGATCGATGTCGCCGACGCCAACGGCGACATCGTCACCCACCGCGTCGACGAAACGGTTCGCGCGTCGACCACCGCCGAGGGACTGTCCGGCCTGCGCCCGTCCTTCTACACCGAGGACACCGCCGCACGCTTTCCCGACATCAACTGGCTCATCACCCCGGGCAATTCCTCGCCGCTCACCGACGGGGCCTCCGGCGCGCTCATCATGAGCGATGTCATGGCGTCGAAGCTCGGCCTGACCCCTCGTGCGCGTTTCCACTCGTTCTCGGTCGCCGGCGACGACCCGATCTTCATGCTCACCGCACCGATCCCGGCCACCCACAAGGTCCTCAAGCGGGCCGGCCTGTCCATCGACGAGATCGACACCTATGAGGTCAACGAGGCCTTCGCTCCGGTGCCGCTGGCCTGGGCCCACGAGTTCGGCGCCGACCCGGCGAAACTGAATCCGCGCGGTGGCGCGATCTCGCTCGGCCACGCACTCGGCTCCTCCGGCACCCGACTGCTGTCGACGATGGTCAACCACCTCGAGGCCACCGGCGGCCGGTACGGCCTGCAGACCATGTGCGAGGGCCCGGGCATGGCCAACGCCACCATCATCGAACGTGTCTGA
- a CDS encoding putative quinol monooxygenase — MSEVIVVATISPKPGEEQAVREAVLAAIPEVHGEPGCGKYALHEATGDSTDLVMIERWESMEALATHGAAPALTTLGKAIGGLLAGPLDVRTFTAVPAGQPDKGTI; from the coding sequence ATGTCCGAAGTGATCGTCGTCGCCACCATCTCCCCCAAGCCCGGAGAAGAACAGGCGGTGCGGGAGGCCGTGCTGGCTGCGATCCCCGAGGTGCACGGCGAGCCGGGATGCGGGAAATACGCGTTGCACGAGGCCACCGGCGACTCGACCGACCTGGTGATGATCGAGCGCTGGGAATCGATGGAGGCCCTCGCGACCCACGGCGCCGCCCCGGCGCTCACCACGCTGGGCAAGGCCATCGGCGGACTGCTGGCCGGCCCCCTGGACGTCCGGACATTCACCGCAGTTCCCGCAGGTCAGCCCGACAAAGGCACCATCTGA
- a CDS encoding LLM class flavin-dependent oxidoreductase, with protein sequence MKNIGFLSFGHWSDAHGSQVRSGADTLLQSIDLAVAAEELGADGAYFRVHHFARQLASPFPLLAAIGAKTSRIEIGTGVIDMRYENPLYMAEDAGAADLISGGRLQLGISRGSPEQVIDGYKYFGYVPPEGSTDADMARQHTEVFLKVIEGGGFATPNPRPMFPNPPGLLPIEPQAPGLRDRIWWGAGSRATAEWTAEQGMNLMSSTLLTEDTGVPFHQLQAEQIQRFRKAWADAGHPREPRVSVSRSIFAIVDDRDRAYFGRGGAESDQVGVIDNSVARFGRSYADEPDKLIEQLREDEAIAAADTLLLTVPNQLGVEYNAHVLESILTHVAPALGWR encoded by the coding sequence ATGAAGAACATCGGTTTCCTGTCGTTCGGTCACTGGTCGGACGCCCACGGGTCCCAGGTGCGGTCCGGCGCGGACACGCTGCTGCAGTCCATCGACCTCGCGGTGGCCGCCGAGGAGCTCGGCGCCGACGGTGCGTACTTCCGCGTCCATCACTTCGCACGGCAACTCGCATCGCCGTTCCCGTTGCTCGCCGCGATCGGCGCGAAGACCAGTCGCATCGAGATCGGCACCGGGGTCATCGACATGCGCTACGAGAACCCGCTGTACATGGCCGAGGACGCCGGCGCCGCGGATCTCATCTCCGGCGGCCGGCTGCAGCTCGGGATCAGTCGTGGGTCCCCCGAGCAGGTCATCGACGGCTACAAGTACTTCGGGTACGTCCCGCCCGAGGGGTCGACCGACGCCGACATGGCGCGCCAGCACACCGAGGTGTTCCTGAAGGTGATCGAAGGCGGCGGATTCGCCACGCCGAACCCGCGCCCGATGTTCCCGAATCCCCCGGGTCTGCTGCCGATCGAGCCGCAGGCGCCCGGTCTCCGCGACCGGATCTGGTGGGGCGCCGGCTCCCGCGCCACCGCGGAATGGACCGCTGAGCAGGGTATGAACCTGATGAGTTCGACGCTGCTCACCGAGGACACGGGGGTACCCTTCCACCAGTTGCAGGCCGAGCAGATCCAGCGGTTCCGCAAGGCCTGGGCCGATGCCGGACATCCGCGCGAACCGCGAGTGTCGGTGAGCCGCAGCATCTTCGCCATTGTCGACGACCGCGACCGCGCCTACTTCGGCCGCGGCGGCGCCGAATCCGATCAGGTCGGCGTCATCGACAACAGCGTCGCCCGCTTCGGACGCAGTTACGCGGACGAGCCGGACAAGCTGATCGAGCAGTTGCGCGAGGACGAGGCGATCGCCGCGGCCGACACTCTCCTGCTGACCGTGCCGAACCAACTCGGTGTCGAGTACAACGCGCACGTCCTCGAGTCGATCCTCACGCACGTCGCGCCGGCTCTCGGCTGGCGCTGA
- the leuA gene encoding 2-isopropylmalate synthase: MAPADSFTSGASRIVEPAGPIPAGQPSWNPQRSSAMPVHRYRQFADEVEKVAVPDRTWPDKVITTAPMWCAVDLRDGNQALIDPMSPARKRRMFDLLVRMGYKEIEVGFPSASQTDYDFVREIIEDGAIPDDVTIQVLTQCRDELIERTFDACRGAANVIVHFYNSTSVLQRRVVFRADKAAITKIATDAAHKVLEVQQNYPDTNWRYEYSPESYTGTELSFAKEVCDAVTEIIAPTPERPMIINLPATVEMATPNVYADSIEWMHRNLARRDSVILSLHPHNDRGTAVAAAELGYQAGADRIEGCLFGNGERTGNVCLVTLGMNMFSRGVDPQISFSDIDEIRRTVEYCNQLNVPERHPYGGDLVYTAFSGSHQDAINKGLDQMKVDADNADSDVDDITWAVPYLPIDPKDVGRNYEAVIRVNSQSGKGGVAYIMKADHGMNLPRRLQIEFSREIQKITDGEGGEVNPKEMWDVFAENYLHPVWPLERMRQKVDAAEVDGGDDHITAVVKVEGNEREISGSGNGPLAAFVDALGAVGYDVRVLDYSEHALTAGGDASAAAYVETEVNGETVWGVGIASSITTASLRAVVSAVNRAYRVTSVPVADGEAAPGTWAP; encoded by the coding sequence ATGGCACCAGCAGACAGCTTCACTTCCGGCGCCAGCCGAATCGTCGAGCCCGCGGGCCCGATTCCCGCCGGACAACCCTCATGGAACCCGCAGCGCAGCTCCGCGATGCCGGTTCATCGTTATCGACAGTTCGCCGACGAGGTCGAGAAAGTGGCGGTTCCCGACCGCACTTGGCCCGACAAGGTCATCACCACCGCCCCGATGTGGTGCGCGGTCGACCTCCGCGACGGCAACCAGGCACTCATCGACCCCATGAGCCCGGCACGCAAGCGCCGCATGTTCGACCTCCTCGTACGGATGGGTTACAAGGAGATCGAGGTCGGCTTCCCGTCGGCCAGCCAGACCGATTACGACTTCGTCCGCGAGATCATCGAAGACGGCGCCATCCCCGACGACGTGACGATCCAGGTGCTGACCCAGTGTCGTGACGAACTGATCGAGCGCACCTTCGACGCCTGCCGCGGCGCGGCCAACGTGATCGTCCACTTCTACAACTCGACGTCGGTCCTGCAGCGTCGAGTCGTGTTCCGCGCGGACAAGGCGGCGATCACCAAGATCGCGACCGACGCCGCACACAAGGTCCTCGAGGTACAGCAGAACTACCCGGACACCAACTGGCGGTACGAGTACTCGCCGGAGTCCTACACGGGCACCGAGCTGAGCTTCGCCAAGGAGGTGTGCGACGCGGTCACCGAGATCATTGCCCCCACCCCGGAGCGCCCGATGATCATCAATCTGCCGGCGACCGTCGAGATGGCCACTCCCAACGTCTACGCCGACTCGATCGAGTGGATGCACCGCAATCTCGCCCGGCGCGACTCGGTCATCCTGAGCCTGCACCCCCACAACGACCGCGGAACCGCCGTCGCCGCAGCCGAACTCGGCTACCAGGCGGGCGCCGACCGTATCGAGGGCTGCCTGTTCGGCAACGGCGAGCGCACCGGCAACGTCTGTCTGGTCACCCTCGGCATGAACATGTTCAGCCGCGGCGTCGACCCGCAGATCAGCTTCTCCGACATCGACGAGATCCGCCGGACGGTCGAGTACTGCAACCAGCTCAACGTCCCCGAGCGTCATCCCTACGGCGGCGACCTGGTCTACACCGCGTTCTCGGGCAGCCACCAGGACGCGATCAACAAGGGCCTCGACCAGATGAAGGTCGACGCCGACAACGCCGACTCCGACGTCGACGACATCACCTGGGCCGTACCGTATCTGCCGATCGACCCCAAGGACGTCGGCCGCAACTACGAAGCGGTCATCCGCGTCAACAGCCAGTCCGGCAAGGGCGGCGTCGCCTACATCATGAAGGCCGACCACGGCATGAACCTGCCGCGGCGCCTGCAGATCGAGTTCAGTCGCGAGATCCAGAAGATCACCGACGGCGAGGGCGGTGAGGTCAATCCCAAGGAGATGTGGGATGTCTTCGCGGAGAACTACCTTCACCCGGTGTGGCCGCTGGAGCGGATGCGCCAGAAGGTCGACGCCGCCGAGGTCGACGGTGGCGACGACCACATCACCGCGGTGGTCAAGGTCGAGGGGAACGAGCGCGAGATCTCCGGTTCGGGCAACGGTCCGCTGGCTGCCTTCGTCGACGCGCTGGGCGCCGTGGGCTACGACGTCCGCGTCCTCGACTACAGCGAGCACGCTCTGACCGCGGGCGGCGACGCCAGCGCCGCGGCGTACGTGGAGACCGAGGTCAACGGCGAGACGGTCTGGGGTGTCGGCATCGCGTCGTCGATCACCACCGCCAGCCTGCGCGCGGTCGTCTCGGCGGTGAACCGCGCTTACCGGGTCACCTCGGTTCCGGTCGCCGACGGCGAGGCCGCCCCGGGCACCTGGGCGCCCTGA